TGACATAAACTGTCAAAAATATTTGCAATCGGCTTGAAATTGGGACAGATACCTATTATATCCGTCATGGCTCGTATTTTTTACGCAGCCAGAGACAACAATAACCGATTTTAGGACTGACGATTTCAACGCAATACAGGAGATTTTTTCATGGGTTTGTTTGACATGTTTAAGGGTGATTCTGGTTTGGAAATGACCCCGCACTTGGCTTTTGCCACTTCTTTGTTGTACATTATTGCCGCCGATGGCGAAATCAGCAATGAGGAAGTAGGACAATTGTTGTCGGTGTTGGGCGGAGAAGAAAGCGGCGGCACGATTGGCGTGGGCGCAAATAACCGTAAATTGTTAGAAAATGCACAACGTTACGTTCGTGGCCACAGTATTAGTGAGTTTTTGGCCGAAGCCACGCCATTGTTGAGTGATGGTCAGAAAATGTGTATTTTACTGAATTTAGCGGATTCTCTGTTGTCAGACGGCACGGCTGCCCCTGAAGAACAGAAGATGTTTGGGCAGGTTATGCAGGGATTTGGTATTTCTGAAGAGCGTTTCCAACCGTTTTTTGAAGTGATCGTGTTGAAGAATGATCGCACGGTGTTCATTAAACCTGAGCATCCAAACAACGCCCCAGGTTACGTCGTTAAACTTTCTAAATAAAATCAGCCGCTTCATTAAGCTGTATTAAACAGTTTTTTGAAGCGGTTTTTTTATCTTTTTATTCGTGAGGTAGTTATGGCAATAGAAAATTTAATAGAAAAAGTGGTGTTTCGCAGCCGTTGGATTTTAGCCCCTTTTTATTTGGGTTTGGTGGCGGTGTTGGTGATTTTGCTGATTAAATTTTGGATAAAGCTTGTAGATACGCTGTTGAATATTTGGACATTAGAGGGGACACAAGCGGTTTTGCCTATTTTGAGCCTAATTGATTTTGTGCTGATTTCCAATTTACTGCTGATTATTATTTTTAGTGGTTATGAGAATTTTGTCTCAAAAATTGGTGAGGCAGAGGGACATGAAGATCGTCCTGATTGGATGGGGCATGTGGATTATGGTGGGTTAAAGATTAAGGTCATTGGTTCTATCGTGGCGATTTCTTCTATTGATTTATTGAAGGCGTTTTTCAATGTTTCTAACATGGATCATCAAGACTTAATGTGGTTGGTGATTTTGCATTTAACGTTTGTGACTTCGGGAGTTTTATTTGCGTTTATGGAGCGCATTTCTCACAGCGTTCCTATACACGGTCGGCATAAAACAGAACACCAAAAGCAGTAAGTTAGTTTGTACTTAGCCCCTCTTTAATAGGAGGGGTAAAAATGTCAATATTCGGTATGAAAATTTTAGGAATTAACCAATGAATTTTAATAAACGTTTGAGATTAGCAAAAGAAAATTTTGACGCGGGATTAATGGCGTTAGATTCTGCCGATTATCAAAAAGCGGTTGATTGTTTTTTAGAATCTGCAAAACTGTATAAAGGAATAAAAGAAAAAGAGGAAGTTTATGCTGCATCTTTAGTCAATGCAGCCAATGCTTTAGGTGAATTAGGAGAATATGAAAGAGCAAAATCACTTTTAAATAAAGCTATTTTAACTCAAAAGAAAATACTTGGTGTAGAGCATCCTGATGTGGCTGCAAGTCTTAATAATCTAGGTGAAATTTATCGAAAACAAGGTGAGTATAGTAAAGCCAAAGAATTTTATAAAAAATCCTTAGATATTTGGGAAAAAAATTTTGGAAATCAACATCCTGATGTGGCTACAAGTCTTAATAATTTAGCCAATATTTATAGAGAACAAGGAGATTATGATAAAGCCAAAGAATTTTATGAAAAATCCTTAGTCATTCGGGAAAAATATTTTGGAGAGCAACATCCTGATGTGGCTGCAAGCTTTAATAATCTAGGTGGAATTTATCGAGAACAAGGTGATTATAGTAAAGCCAAAGAATTTTATGAAAAATCCTTAGTCATTCGGGAAAAATATTTTGGAGAGCAACATCCTGATGTAGCTACAAGCCTTAATAATTTAGCTATTATTTATGCAGATCAAGGCGATTATGATAAAACCAAAGAATTTCATGAAAAATCTTTAGCCATTCGGGAAAAATATTTTGGACACCAACATCCTGATGTTGCTAAAAGCATTAATAATTTAGCTACTATTTATCGAGAACAAGGTGATTATGATAAAGCCAAAGAATTTTATGAAAAATCTTTAGCTATTCTGGAAAAAAATTTTGGAACACAACATCCTGATCTAGCTCTAGTTATTCATAATTTAGCCAATATTTATCAACAGGAAGGCGATCATAGTAAAGCAAAGGAACTTCAAGAAAAAGCACTAGCTATTCGTGAGGAAAAACTCGGAATTCACCACCCTAAAACAGTGCAAAGTTTAAACGCTCTCGCCAATACAATCATTGAAAATCCAAACACCGCAAAAGACATTACTGAAATGGCTGTTTTGCACGAGATGGTTTTGCAATTTTTCATAGAAAAACTTGAAAAAATTCCTTTTTATTTTACCCTTCGCACTCCGCGTAATGATGAGCAAGGGCGATTGTCTAAAGGTTATTGGTTTTTAGGCGAAGAAGAATTTTTATATTTCTCTTTTTGGAAAGGTATTGATAACAGCAATCAAATGCCGACAATTACCCTTCTGCTTGATATGCAACAACAATTAACTGTTATTTTTAACGGAAAAGATTCGCCTAAAAAAGCCGAATTTTTACAAGATTTAACCCAATTATTTAACAATTTTATTCAAGTCACGGGAGAAAATCGTTGGAAAAAAACCTATTCTCTACCTTGGCAAGATGCTTTAGACAGTTTTTTAATAGATAAAGCGCAAATTGATGATTATTTAACCTTAAAAGGCGGAAAAATTGAAGATTTTAGCTTTATTCCAGAAACAGAATTTTTACAATCTTTGCGATTTGTCCAATTACTCAGCCATAAATTAAAAAGCCATGAAATAAAACATTTAACTGAAGTCGGCAAGCCTTTAAAATTGCATTCTTTGCAATTAAACAATATCGGACATTTTGAAAATCTAGGCATTGATTTAAGCCGACAAGTGACTATTTTCATTGGCGAAAATGGCAGCGGTAAATCGACTGTTTTAAAAGCCATTGCCTTAGCTTTATCAGGTAAAGCAAAAACTTTAGATGTCGAATTAATTCAAGATTATTTACGCATTATCGAAACAGACGAAGATGGCACAAAACATTTTTGTGAAAAAGGCTCTATTCATTTAAATTTACAAATCAATACCGTACAAAGCCAAATTATTGAATTTAATCATACTGAATTAGGTGGCGTAGGAATAGAAACATTTGTGGACAATGATGATGAATGGTTATTAGCCAGTGATAATCGTTTTATTGATTTAATTTTAGGTTTTCCACAAGGTAAAAAACGCGATGCAAAAGCCATCGGCAAAATTGTTGAGCCTAATTTAAATGATGTTCTTGATTTAATAGAAGAGCGCGACATTAGCAAATGGAAAGCGGATTTAGTTGAATGGATAGTTGCGCTTTATCGTGAACCTGATGCGTCAATTCGTGAGAAAAATTTAGTACAAATTCAATGGATTTTTACTATTTTCTCTAAAATTATTTCTGATACGCAAGCCAATGCGATTCGTTTAAAAAGTGCCGTTCATGACCCCGCCACAGGGGAAAAAGACATTATTATTTGCACGCCCGATATGCCCGACGGCATTTCTTTAAACTTACTCAGTCAAGGTTACACCAACATTTTTATCTGGGTGGGTCGCCTCGTCATGCGTTTATATGCCGCCTTATCCGCGCACCAAGCCGCCCAGAAAGCCGAAAAACACCCCTTTCTACGCCACCCCAACACCCGCGGCAAACGTTACGACGCAAACACCATTGAAGAATTGCATGGAATTGTATTAATTGACGAGGTTGATACTTATTTGCATCCGCAAGTACAATATCGAATTTTATTAGTATTAATGCAACAATTCCCAAATTTTCAATTTATAGTTACCACCCATTCTGCTGTTATGCTGACTTATTTGGAAGATAAAAATAATAAAATATCTACTTATAGATTATCCCCAAATACGCAGCCAGAACTTTTCCAACATTCGTATGGAGGGACAACAGGAGAAACGCTATATAATTATTTTGATATTTCAGAAAGACCTAAAGAAATAGATCAATTGATACAACGTATTTATATGTACGCGGAGCAGGATAATATTGTTAAGGCTAAAGAACTTTTTACCACTTTAAAAAATATCAGGGGAGAAGATGACCCTATTACTATTGAATTAAGTGCTTATTTTGAATCATGAGAAAAATAGACAAAAACCGTGAACCCATTTGCTTAACGCATTATAAAAAGCAAAATAAAACCCATAATTACGCAGAATTTAGTGGGAATAACCGTGATTGTTTTGATGAATTGCGGCTTGCTCTTTTACAGGAAAGCGGCTTTCTTTGTTGCTATTGTATGCAACGAATTGTCATTAATGAAGGCAATGAAACAGATGTTAAAAAAAATTTGTCTCAAATGATAGTAGAACACTTTAAACCTAAAAGTGTTTATGATGGAACAAATGGCAAAAAAAATTTACATTTGGACTATAATAATTTAATTGCAACTTGTAATGGCAATCAAAGCAGTAAAGGTAATGAAAAAAAACATTGCGGTGCATTAAAAGATAATGGTGAATTCGTATATTTACCAAATCCTGCCAGTGATGAATTTGCTCATTTTCAAACAAAAATCAAATATAAAGAAAGGGGCAGTGAAATTAAATATTTAGAAAATCCAGTTGATCGTAAAGTATTAATAGTTGCGCCAACAAATCCAGATGATATTGAAAATGATGAATTGGTCGGCACTCGTTTGGGAAAATTAAACCTTAACGAATCTAACCTCGCTAAAAAAAGATATGCAGTCTGGAATAAAGTAAAGCGACAATTAGAACAAGAAAATTGGGAAAGAAGCAAAATTGAAGAGAAAATTAAGGAATATTCAACTTTATATGAAAAAACATCAATGGGGACAATATATCATGTGTATCATGAATTTTGCGCAATGGTTGTTTTTTTCTTAGAGGGAAAGTTATTAACAATTAAAAACGAGCAATAAACAACGTCAATTCTGATTCAGACAAAAGTATACCTTCTGCGGGTTATTTTGACTACATTGCCACAAGGCTTGTGGAAACGAGATGAACCCTATCTTTTTGTATATCATTTTTCTCCCCCCAAAACCCGCCCCAAAAACTGCCCCGTATAAGAATGCGCCAATTCCGCCACCTGTTCGGGTGTGCCTGATGCGATGATATTGCCGCCGTTTTCGCCGCCTTCGGGGCCTAAATCAATAATCCAATCCGCGGTTTTAATCACATCCAAATGATGTTCAATAATCACCACCGTATTGCCGTGATCGCGTAGGCGATGCAAAACTTTTAATAATTGCACCACATCATGAAAATGTAATCCTGTAGTCGGCTCGTCTAAAATATATAACGTTTTTCCTGTATCTCGTTTTGACAACTCCCGCGCCAATTTCACTCGCTGCGCCTCGCCACCCGACAATGTCACTGCATTTTGACCCAACTTTAAATAAGACAATCCCACATCAATTAAGGTTTGCAATTTGCGCGCAATAGAAGGAATCGCTTCAAAAAAATGCAAGGCATCTTCTACCGTCATTTGCAACACATCATCAATCGTTTTTCCTTTATATAAAATATCTAACGTTTCTCGATGATAACGTTTTCCTTGACACACATCACACACCACATACACATCAGGTAAAAAGTGCATTTCCACTTTAATCACGCCATCCCCTTGACACGCCTCACAACGCCCCCCTTTCACATTAAAAGAAAAACGCCCCGCCGCATAACCCCGTGAACGCGCCTCCGCAGTGCCTGCAAATAAGTCTCGAATGGGCGTAAATAAACCCGTATAAGTCGCAGGATTAGAACGCGGCGTGCGACCAATCGGGCTTTGATCAATATCCACGACTTTATCCAATAAATTCAAGCCTTCAATTCGCTCATAATTAGCACATGACAAACGCGCTCCATTTAATTCATTCGCGGCTAAAGGATATAATGTGTCATTAATTAATGTCGATTTGCCCGAACCTGAAACACCAGTAATGCAGACCAATAAACCCAGCGGTAATTCTAAAGTAATGTTTTTTAAATTATGACCTGTTGCGCCGATTAAACGCAACATTTTATCGGCTTGAATCGGGACACGGTGTTGTGGAATTTCGATCCGTTTTTTTCTGGATAAATATTGTCCTGTCAATGACTTAGGCTCTGCCATCACTTCGGCGGGAGTGCCTTGTGCGACAATGTAACCACCGTGAACGCCCGCACCAGGGCCAATGTCCACTAAATGATCCGCGGCTAATATCGCTTCTTCATCATGTTCTACTACAATTACTGTATTTCCTAAATCGCGCAAATGCAATAAAGTTTCCAATAAACGTTGATTGTCGCGTTGATGTAATCCAATTGACGGCTCATCCAACACATACATCACACCCACCAATCCTGCACCAATTTGACTGGCCAAGCGAATCCGTTGCGCCTCGCCCCCTGACAAGGTATCCGCACCGCGATCTAAACTGAGATAATCTAAACCCACATTGATTAAAAATTGTAAACGTTGTTGAATTTCCTTTAAAATTTTCTCAGCAATCGCTTGTTTTTGTCCTGTGAATTGTAATTGTTGTAAAAATTGATGAGCGCGATGAATCGACAAACGAGCGATGTCAGGCAGGCTGTGTTTTTCCAGTAAAACATGACGCGCCGACTCGTTTAAGCGCGTGCCGTGACACGTGGGACAGGGGTGTTGACTGAGATAGTGTGACAAATCCTCGCGCACTTGTTGCGAATCAGTATCACGATAGCGGCGTTCCATGTTGTTAATAATCCCTTCAAAGGGACGTTTACGCGAAAAAACGCTGCCCGTTTCACTTTGATAAGTAAAACTAATTAATTCTTCTCCACTGCCGTATAAAATTAATTGCTGTAATGAATCGGTTAATTGATTGAAAGGCGTGTTTAAATTAAATTGATAATGTTGTTGTAAAGATTCTAGTAATTGGAAATAATAAGGCGTGCGCCGATCCCAACCCCGAATCGCACCCTCAGCCAGACTTTTTTCTGGATGTGTGACGATACGTTGCGGATCGAAAAATTGTTTTACACCCAAACCGTCGCACGTCGGACACGCGCCCGCCGGATTATTAAAAGAAAAAGATCGCGGCTCTAATTCACTGACACTATAACCGCATTCTGGACACGCAAAATGTGCGGAATAAATTAACGGATGTTTTTCTGATTCTTCGTCTATTCCCACCACCATCGCCAGACCATTTCCCAAACGCAATGCCATCTCAAAAGATTCGCTTAAACGCAGGCGTAAATCAGGATTAATTTTAAAGCGATCAATCACCACTTCAATAGTATGTTTTTTGTGTAAATCCAATGTCGGAGGTTCATCTAAATCAATGAGTTGCCCATCTACGCGAGCGCGAATAAAGCCTTGTGTTTGTAATTGTTTAAATAATTCAACATATTCCCCTTTACGATCTCGCACGATTGGCGCAAGTAACATAAACCGTTTTTCTGCGGGTAAACTTAAAACATGATCCACCATTTGGCTAACGGTTTGCGCATGTAATGGCAGGTGATGTACGGGACAATGCGGCGTGCCAATGCGCGCAAATAATAAACGCAAATAATCATAAATTTCTGTCACCGTTCCTACTGTAGAACGCGGATTGTGTGAAGTGGATTTTTGTTCAATCGCAATCGCAGGCGATAAGCC
The DNA window shown above is from Thioflexithrix psekupsensis and carries:
- a CDS encoding TerB family tellurite resistance protein produces the protein MGLFDMFKGDSGLEMTPHLAFATSLLYIIAADGEISNEEVGQLLSVLGGEESGGTIGVGANNRKLLENAQRYVRGHSISEFLAEATPLLSDGQKMCILLNLADSLLSDGTAAPEEQKMFGQVMQGFGISEERFQPFFEVIVLKNDRTVFIKPEHPNNAPGYVVKLSK
- a CDS encoding TIGR00645 family protein, producing MAIENLIEKVVFRSRWILAPFYLGLVAVLVILLIKFWIKLVDTLLNIWTLEGTQAVLPILSLIDFVLISNLLLIIIFSGYENFVSKIGEAEGHEDRPDWMGHVDYGGLKIKVIGSIVAISSIDLLKAFFNVSNMDHQDLMWLVILHLTFVTSGVLFAFMERISHSVPIHGRHKTEHQKQ
- a CDS encoding tetratricopeptide repeat protein, which produces MNFNKRLRLAKENFDAGLMALDSADYQKAVDCFLESAKLYKGIKEKEEVYAASLVNAANALGELGEYERAKSLLNKAILTQKKILGVEHPDVAASLNNLGEIYRKQGEYSKAKEFYKKSLDIWEKNFGNQHPDVATSLNNLANIYREQGDYDKAKEFYEKSLVIREKYFGEQHPDVAASFNNLGGIYREQGDYSKAKEFYEKSLVIREKYFGEQHPDVATSLNNLAIIYADQGDYDKTKEFHEKSLAIREKYFGHQHPDVAKSINNLATIYREQGDYDKAKEFYEKSLAILEKNFGTQHPDLALVIHNLANIYQQEGDHSKAKELQEKALAIREEKLGIHHPKTVQSLNALANTIIENPNTAKDITEMAVLHEMVLQFFIEKLEKIPFYFTLRTPRNDEQGRLSKGYWFLGEEEFLYFSFWKGIDNSNQMPTITLLLDMQQQLTVIFNGKDSPKKAEFLQDLTQLFNNFIQVTGENRWKKTYSLPWQDALDSFLIDKAQIDDYLTLKGGKIEDFSFIPETEFLQSLRFVQLLSHKLKSHEIKHLTEVGKPLKLHSLQLNNIGHFENLGIDLSRQVTIFIGENGSGKSTVLKAIALALSGKAKTLDVELIQDYLRIIETDEDGTKHFCEKGSIHLNLQINTVQSQIIEFNHTELGGVGIETFVDNDDEWLLASDNRFIDLILGFPQGKKRDAKAIGKIVEPNLNDVLDLIEERDISKWKADLVEWIVALYREPDASIREKNLVQIQWIFTIFSKIISDTQANAIRLKSAVHDPATGEKDIIICTPDMPDGISLNLLSQGYTNIFIWVGRLVMRLYAALSAHQAAQKAEKHPFLRHPNTRGKRYDANTIEELHGIVLIDEVDTYLHPQVQYRILLVLMQQFPNFQFIVTTHSAVMLTYLEDKNNKISTYRLSPNTQPELFQHSYGGTTGETLYNYFDISERPKEIDQLIQRIYMYAEQDNIVKAKELFTTLKNIRGEDDPITIELSAYFES
- the uvrA gene encoding excinuclease ABC subunit UvrA, whose amino-acid sequence is MTDIIQLRGVRTHNLKNIDLILPRNRFVVITGLSGSGKSSLAFDTLYAEGQRRYVESLSAYARQFLSVMEKPDVDHIEGLSPAIAIEQKSTSHNPRSTVGTVTEIYDYLRLLFARIGTPHCPVHHLPLHAQTVSQMVDHVLSLPAEKRFMLLAPIVRDRKGEYVELFKQLQTQGFIRARVDGQLIDLDEPPTLDLHKKHTIEVVIDRFKINPDLRLRLSESFEMALRLGNGLAMVVGIDEESEKHPLIYSAHFACPECGYSVSELEPRSFSFNNPAGACPTCDGLGVKQFFDPQRIVTHPEKSLAEGAIRGWDRRTPYYFQLLESLQQHYQFNLNTPFNQLTDSLQQLILYGSGEELISFTYQSETGSVFSRKRPFEGIINNMERRYRDTDSQQVREDLSHYLSQHPCPTCHGTRLNESARHVLLEKHSLPDIARLSIHRAHQFLQQLQFTGQKQAIAEKILKEIQQRLQFLINVGLDYLSLDRGADTLSGGEAQRIRLASQIGAGLVGVMYVLDEPSIGLHQRDNQRLLETLLHLRDLGNTVIVVEHDEEAILAADHLVDIGPGAGVHGGYIVAQGTPAEVMAEPKSLTGQYLSRKKRIEIPQHRVPIQADKMLRLIGATGHNLKNITLELPLGLLVCITGVSGSGKSTLINDTLYPLAANELNGARLSCANYERIEGLNLLDKVVDIDQSPIGRTPRSNPATYTGLFTPIRDLFAGTAEARSRGYAAGRFSFNVKGGRCEACQGDGVIKVEMHFLPDVYVVCDVCQGKRYHRETLDILYKGKTIDDVLQMTVEDALHFFEAIPSIARKLQTLIDVGLSYLKLGQNAVTLSGGEAQRVKLARELSKRDTGKTLYILDEPTTGLHFHDVVQLLKVLHRLRDHGNTVVIIEHHLDVIKTADWIIDLGPEGGENGGNIIASGTPEQVAELAHSYTGQFLGRVLGGEK